The window TCGTTGCCGATCACCTGGGCCGAGACCATCAGCACCACCTCCGGCAGCACCGGGTTCACCTTGCCCGGCATGATCGACGAACCGGGCTGGAGGTCCGGCAGGTTGATCTCCCCGAGGCCGGTGCGCGGGCCCGAGCCCATCCACCGCAGATCATTGGCGATCTTGGTGAAGCCGACCGCGACGGTGCGGAGCTGACCGCTCAGCTCGACCAGGCCGTCCCGCGCGCCCTGCGCCTCGAAGTGGTCCCGCGCCTCGGTCAGCGGCAGGTCGGTGGCCCGGGCGACCTCCTCGATCACGGCGGCGGCGAAACCGGGCGGGGTGTTGATGCCGGTGCCCACCGCCGTCCCGCCGAGGGGCAGTTCGGCGACCCGGGGGAGCGTCGCCAGCAGCCGCTCCCGCCCGTGCCGGACCTGCGCCGCGTACCCGGCGAACTCCTGGCCGAGGGTCACCGGGGTGGCGTCCATCAGGTGCGTCCGGCCGGACTTCACCACCTCGGAGAACGCCGCGGCCCGCCGCTCCAGGGCCTCCGCCAGGTGCTCCAGGGCCGGGATCAGGTCGTGGGTGACGGCCGCGGTGGCCGCGATGTGGATCGAGGACGGGAACACGTCGTTGGAGGACTGGCTGGCGTTGACGTGGTCGTTCGGGTGGACGGGGCGGCCGAGCCGCTCGCCGGCCAGGGTGGCGATCACCTCGTTGGCGTTCATGTTGGAGGAGGTGCCCGAGCCGGTCTGGAAGACGTCCACCGGGAACTCGTCGTCCCAGCGCCCCTGGGCGACCTCCTCGGCGGCGGCCGCCACGGCCTGCGCCGTCTCCTCGTCCAGCACCCCGAGCCGGGCGTTCACCCGGGCCGCGGCGGCCTTGATCCGGGCCAGCGCGGCGATGTGGGCCCGCTCCAGCCGCTGGCCCGACACCGGGAAGTTCTCCACCGCCCGCTGGGTCTGCGCCTGCCACTTGGCGGCGGCCGGCACCCGGACCTCGCCCATCGAGTCGTGCTCGGTCCGGAACTCCTGCTGCTCACCCATGACGCGCTGCACCTCCTGGTCGGCCCCGGCCGGGTCTGCTCCCCGACCGGCTGCGGTCTGCGCAGACGACAGCCGCGCAGGGGCCCCCGGTATTTCCGCGCCAGGTGGGGGAACCGGCCGACCTTCACTCGAAGGGATGAAGATCGCGACCGGCCGGTCCGAGCGCGCCGGTCCGCTTCGTACGCTCGTGCACGCACCGGCTTCACCCGCCCGTGCAGGCACCGGGGGAGACGATCACCGAGCAGGGGGCGGACATGGCGGCAACACGGCGCGACCGGGACGGGCTGAGCAGGCGGGAGCTGCTCGGCGCCTCGGCGGCCCTCGGCACGGCCGGCTGGCTGCTGCGCGGCACGATCGGGCCGGACAGCGCGCGGGCCGCCGTCCCGGTGCCGCCCGAACTGCCCGCCGGCACCGAGCTGTACCAGCGGGTCTACCAGAACTGGTCCGGCGAGGTCCGCACCGACCAGCTCTGGACCTGTGCCCCGCGGACCCCCGAGGAGGTCCCGCCGCTCGCCGACTGGGCACGTGCCCACGGCTGGCGGCTGCGCGCCCAGGGCTACCGGCACACCTGGGCGCCGCTCACCGTCGCCGACGACACCCCCGGCTCCGCCCGCGTCCTGCTGCTGGACACCACCCGCCACCTCACCGCGCTCACCGCCGACTCGCCGACCACCGTCCGGGCGCAGACCGGCGCCACCATGGAGAGCCTGCTCGCCCACCTGGCCGGCCGCGGCCTCGGCGTCGCCAACTGCCCCGCGCCCGGCGAACTCACCGTCGGCGGCGTGCTCGCCATCGGCGGTCACGGCACCGCCGTCCCGGCCGTCGGCGAGCTCCGCCCGGACGGCCACGGCTACGGCTCGGTCAGCAACCAGGTCGTCCGGCTCACCGCCGTCGTCCACGACCCGGCCACCGACCGCTACGCGCTGCGCACCTTCGAGCGCTCCGAGGCCGACAGCGCCGCGTTCCTGGTCCACCTGGGCCGGGCCTTCGTCACCGAGGTGGTGCTCCGGGCCGGCCCCGACGTGCCGCTGCGCTGCGTCAGCCGGCTGGACATCCCGGCGACCGAGCTGTTCGCCCGCCCGGGCACCCCGGGCGGCATCCTCGGCCGCCCGCGCACCCTCGCCGACTTCGTCGACCGCGAGGGGCGCGCCGAGGTGATCTGGTTCGCCTGCACCGAGCGCCCCTGGCTG of the Kitasatospora sp. NBC_01246 genome contains:
- a CDS encoding class II fumarate hydratase, with the protein product MGEQQEFRTEHDSMGEVRVPAAAKWQAQTQRAVENFPVSGQRLERAHIAALARIKAAAARVNARLGVLDEETAQAVAAAAEEVAQGRWDDEFPVDVFQTGSGTSSNMNANEVIATLAGERLGRPVHPNDHVNASQSSNDVFPSSIHIAATAAVTHDLIPALEHLAEALERRAAAFSEVVKSGRTHLMDATPVTLGQEFAGYAAQVRHGRERLLATLPRVAELPLGGTAVGTGINTPPGFAAAVIEEVARATDLPLTEARDHFEAQGARDGLVELSGQLRTVAVGFTKIANDLRWMGSGPRTGLGEINLPDLQPGSSIMPGKVNPVLPEVVLMVSAQVIGNDTTVTVAGASGNFELNVMLPVIARNVLESVRLLANSARLLADRTVDGITANVERAREYAESSPSVVTPLNRYLGYEEAAKVAKQALAERKTIRQVVLERGYLEQGKLTREQLDEALDVLRMTRP
- a CDS encoding cholesterol oxidase substrate-binding domain-containing protein, with product MAATRRDRDGLSRRELLGASAALGTAGWLLRGTIGPDSARAAVPVPPELPAGTELYQRVYQNWSGEVRTDQLWTCAPRTPEEVPPLADWARAHGWRLRAQGYRHTWAPLTVADDTPGSARVLLLDTTRHLTALTADSPTTVRAQTGATMESLLAHLAGRGLGVANCPAPGELTVGGVLAIGGHGTAVPAVGELRPDGHGYGSVSNQVVRLTAVVHDPATDRYALRTFERSEADSAAFLVHLGRAFVTEVVLRAGPDVPLRCVSRLDIPATELFARPGTPGGILGRPRTLADFVDREGRAEVIWFACTERPWLKTWSVAPQRPLGSRTVDEPYNYPFSDSIPEPVARLAGQLVAGAWGSAPLFGQLQYLVAKVALTGDLTDVLLSGGVLRELLSGELLTHLLAGGLRSDLWGPSRTLLQYVRPTTLRVTANGYAVLARRADLQWVVSEFAAHYRQLLAEYQARGEFPVNGAVEIRVTGLDDPAASGVPGARPPLLSALRPRPDRPDWDTAVWLDVLSLPGTPGLHRFARDLERFLLRTFDGTRAGLRVEWSKGWAYTEDAAWADPDVLGRVVPASLRDGGGPGWDEAVAVLDRHDPYRVFGNAFLDTLLTV